The following are from one region of the Halodesulfurarchaeum sp. HSR-GB genome:
- the spt4 gene encoding transcription elongation factor subunit Spt4, with protein sequence MASKRLACRECHHIVSADQNACPHCGSSSLTEDWAGYVVITHPEQSEIAEKMEVTEEGEYALKVR encoded by the coding sequence ATGGCCTCGAAACGGCTGGCGTGCCGGGAGTGTCACCACATCGTCTCGGCCGACCAGAACGCCTGCCCCCACTGTGGCTCCTCCAGTCTCACCGAGGATTGGGCGGGCTACGTGGTCATCACCCACCCCGAGCAAAGCGAAATCGCCGAGAAGATGGAAGTGACCGAGGAAGGCGAGTACGCGCTGAAAGTCCGCTAA